One window of the Shewanella khirikhana genome contains the following:
- a CDS encoding LytTR family DNA-binding domain-containing protein gives MSIGQHFRSLLEHRLWRLSVIVCALIVALAIFQDYLHATRNGSSFFILESLLFKVFWMLFPPMLLALKVELQKRPANTLVKMSLKVIVATAIHLILMALTVWILSSIFREQNYGFFKVLSFSLANDLVVAILTYSLFVWLFNYFELQRKQQSVVNEPSLSPEYLVIQSGKLNVKLSLDDIVSIKSATPYVTVYTENKDYLYTDTLKSIVNKLDDRFVRVHRSSIVNIDKVLMYKSRLNGDYDLFLKDGSETRLSRNYVSEFKVRFESSPQVNP, from the coding sequence ATGAGTATTGGGCAGCATTTTAGATCTCTGTTAGAACATCGGCTGTGGCGGTTATCTGTAATCGTCTGTGCTCTGATCGTCGCTCTGGCGATTTTCCAGGATTACTTGCATGCAACCCGCAATGGCTCTTCCTTCTTTATTTTGGAGTCCTTGCTGTTCAAAGTATTCTGGATGCTGTTTCCTCCCATGCTGTTGGCGTTAAAGGTTGAGCTGCAAAAGAGGCCTGCAAATACCTTAGTGAAAATGTCTCTGAAGGTCATAGTCGCAACTGCTATACATTTGATTTTGATGGCGCTGACTGTATGGATCTTATCATCCATATTTCGCGAGCAGAATTATGGGTTCTTTAAGGTATTGAGTTTCAGTCTCGCGAATGATCTTGTTGTCGCAATCTTAACCTACAGCTTATTTGTATGGTTATTTAATTACTTTGAATTACAGAGGAAACAACAGTCTGTTGTCAATGAGCCATCTTTATCCCCTGAATACCTCGTAATTCAATCCGGCAAGTTGAATGTCAAGCTTAGTCTGGACGACATTGTTTCGATTAAATCGGCGACGCCCTATGTCACCGTATATACGGAGAACAAGGATTACCTGTATACAGATACCTTGAAGTCAATAGTGAATAAATTGGATGATCGGTTTGTCAGAGTGCACAGGTCGAGCATTGTCAATATAGATAAAGTGCTTATGTATAAATCGAGGCTGAATGGTGACTATGACCTCTTTCTTAAAGATGGGTCTGAAACCAGACTAAGCAGAAACTATGTCAGCGAATTTAAAGTCAGGTTTGAGTCATCTCCTCAGGTTAATCCGTAA